The following are encoded together in the Bactrocera dorsalis isolate Fly_Bdor unplaced genomic scaffold, ASM2337382v1 BdCtg101, whole genome shotgun sequence genome:
- the LOC105230917 gene encoding protein neuralized isoform X1, producing MGLSENQANSYMPTSTGPGGQVVVMECPNHRISNKKLHILKKIKKRFGLVRRSPSSCPGPNNLPPLQFHTVHGDNIRISRDGTLARRFESFCRAITFSARPVRINERICVRFSEISNNWNGGIRFGFTSNDPATLEGALPKYACPDLTNRPGFWAKALHEQYCEKDNILYYYVNSAGDVIYGINNVEKGVILSGIDTRGLLWTLVDIYGNCTAIEFLDSRVYMYQQSGNGLVAAGVALPAGNGGVIGAGGTLPGPQIPLNPHHPHQQSRRSLPAVEQDLDRHVLPSMQSLNISMEQMPFAQDMANGLPPLRYNANGRLIPVPFHITKGRNVRLSMDRFIASRTENDFCQGYVFTARPIRIGEKVIVQILKTEQMYLGALALGLTSCNPAGLQPSDLPNDSDFLLDRPEYWVVSKDIASQPQRGDEIAFFVAPNGEVTISKNNGPAVVVMHVDQSLQLWAFLDVYGSTQSVRMFRQQLPNMVNYPQQPLSAAPSTQRLPQHGNMSIAESMNSLNSQMSESRKMLHTSALTVASHNTMNSSAATLASMTANAAVVAQTHCNVPAATVSTVTPVTKTNGNTTATATGHMISMPSSGDLIQIQPNGGGTVLVVNLPPANSTHELNSVSGSGNGVSATRQPTSGVLAGACSTTMTNNQYIEPVSSLNGCNSTQEMNKWKDTVDHSGNSSAGAECTICYENQIDSVLYMCGHMCMCYDCAIEQWRGVGGGQCPLCRAVIRDVIRTYTT from the exons TTCGTCGCTCACCATCCTCCTGCCCGGGTCCCAACAACTTGCCACCCCTCCAATTCCACACCGTACACGGCGACAATATACGGATATCACGCGACGGCACTTTGGCGCGTCGGTTCGAAAGTTTCTGCCGCGCGATCACCTTCTCAGCACGCCCGGTGCGCATCAATGAGCGCATTTGTGTACGTTTCTCAGAAATTTCGAACAATTGGAATGGCGGCATACGTTTCGGTTTCACCAGCAACGATCCGGCAACACTGGAGGGTGCGCTGCCTAAGTACGCGTGTCCCGACTTAACGAATCGTCCCGGTTTCTGGGCGAAAGCGCTGCACGAACAGTATTGCGAAAAGGATAACATACTTTATTACTACGTCAATTCGGCTGGGGATGTGATCTACGGCATCAATAACGTGGAGAAGGGTGTCATATTGAGCGGCATCGATACGCGTGGCTTACTCTGGACTTTGGTGGACATCTATGGTAATTGCACTGCGATTGAGTTCTTAGATTCGCGCGTCTATATGTATCAACAGAGCGGTAATGGGCTCGTGGCCGCCGGTGTAGCATTACCTGCCGGCAATGGTGGTGTTATTGGTGCTGGTGGCACATTGCCTGGTCCACAAATACCACTGAATCCGCATCACCCACATCAGCAATCGCGTCGCTCATTGCCAGCTGTCGAGCAGGATTTGGATCGTCATGTGTTGCCTTCAATGCAATCGCTAAACATCTCCATGGAACAAATGCCGTTTGCACAAGATATGGCCAATGGTCTGCCACCGTTACGCTACAATGCCAACGGTCGCCTCATACCGGTGCCCTTTCACATTACCAAAGGCCGCAATGTGCGTCTCTCCATGGATCGCTTCATAGCTTCACGCACAGAAAATGACTTCTGCCAGGGTTATGTGTTCACAGCGCGTCCCATACGCATCGGCGAAAAGGTGATTGTACAAATACTTAAAACCGAACAAATGTACTTGGGCGCTTTGGCGCTGGGCCTTACCTCTTGCAATCCGGCGGGTCTGCAACCCTCCGACTTACCCAACGATTCTGATTTTCTGCTTGATCGTCCCGAATATTGGGTGGTGAGCAAGGATATCGCCTCACAACCACAACGTGGTGACGAGATCGCCTTCTTTGTCGCGCCTAATGGTGAGGTGACCATTAGCAAAAACAATGGCCCGGCCGTTGTTGTCATGCATGTCGATCAATCGCTGCAGCTGTGGGCTTTCCTCGATGTTTACGGCTCCACACAGTCGGTGCGCATGTTCCGCCAACAGCTGCCCAATATGGTTAATTACCCACAACAGCCGCTCTCCGCCGCACCGTCGACACAACGCCTGCCACAACACGGCAATATGTCAATTGCCGAATCGATGAATAGTCTGAATAGTCAAATGTCCGAATCGCGCAAAATGCTGCACACCTCCGCACTCACTGTGGCATCACACAACACCATGAACAGCTCGGCGGCGACACTAGCCTCCATGACGGCTAATGCGGCGGTAGTGGCGCAAACTCATTGTAATGTACCTGCAGCGACGGTGTCGACGGTCACGCCCGTCACCAAAACCAATGGCAATACCACGGCGACGGCGACCGGTCACATGATCAGTATGCCATCAAGTGGTGATCTCATACAGATTCAGCCAAACGGTGGCGGTACTGTATTGGTTGTGAATTTGCCACCTGCGAACTCGACACACGAGCTGAATAGTGTGAGTGGTAGCGGTAATGGCGTGAGCGCGACAAGGCAACCAACATCGGGTGTACTGGCTGGCGCTTGTTCGACAACGATGACCAATAATCAGTACATTGAG CCTGTGTCCTCGTTGAACGGTTGCAATTCCACTCAGGAGATGAATAAATGGAAAGACACCGTCGATCACAGTGGCAATAGCAGCGCTGGCGCTGAATGCACAATCTGCTACGAAAATCAAATCGACTCGGTGCTCTACATGTGCGGACACATGTGCATGTGTTACGACTGCGCTATCGAACAGTGGCGTGGCGTCGGCGGCGGTCAGTGTCCACTATGTAGGGCCGTCATACGTGATGTTATACGTACGTATACCACGTGA
- the LOC105230917 gene encoding protein neuralized isoform X2, with protein MGQTAGKIVRRSPSSCPGPNNLPPLQFHTVHGDNIRISRDGTLARRFESFCRAITFSARPVRINERICVRFSEISNNWNGGIRFGFTSNDPATLEGALPKYACPDLTNRPGFWAKALHEQYCEKDNILYYYVNSAGDVIYGINNVEKGVILSGIDTRGLLWTLVDIYGNCTAIEFLDSRVYMYQQSGNGLVAAGVALPAGNGGVIGAGGTLPGPQIPLNPHHPHQQSRRSLPAVEQDLDRHVLPSMQSLNISMEQMPFAQDMANGLPPLRYNANGRLIPVPFHITKGRNVRLSMDRFIASRTENDFCQGYVFTARPIRIGEKVIVQILKTEQMYLGALALGLTSCNPAGLQPSDLPNDSDFLLDRPEYWVVSKDIASQPQRGDEIAFFVAPNGEVTISKNNGPAVVVMHVDQSLQLWAFLDVYGSTQSVRMFRQQLPNMVNYPQQPLSAAPSTQRLPQHGNMSIAESMNSLNSQMSESRKMLHTSALTVASHNTMNSSAATLASMTANAAVVAQTHCNVPAATVSTVTPVTKTNGNTTATATGHMISMPSSGDLIQIQPNGGGTVLVVNLPPANSTHELNSVSGSGNGVSATRQPTSGVLAGACSTTMTNNQYIEPVSSLNGCNSTQEMNKWKDTVDHSGNSSAGAECTICYENQIDSVLYMCGHMCMCYDCAIEQWRGVGGGQCPLCRAVIRDVIRTYTT; from the exons TTCGTCGCTCACCATCCTCCTGCCCGGGTCCCAACAACTTGCCACCCCTCCAATTCCACACCGTACACGGCGACAATATACGGATATCACGCGACGGCACTTTGGCGCGTCGGTTCGAAAGTTTCTGCCGCGCGATCACCTTCTCAGCACGCCCGGTGCGCATCAATGAGCGCATTTGTGTACGTTTCTCAGAAATTTCGAACAATTGGAATGGCGGCATACGTTTCGGTTTCACCAGCAACGATCCGGCAACACTGGAGGGTGCGCTGCCTAAGTACGCGTGTCCCGACTTAACGAATCGTCCCGGTTTCTGGGCGAAAGCGCTGCACGAACAGTATTGCGAAAAGGATAACATACTTTATTACTACGTCAATTCGGCTGGGGATGTGATCTACGGCATCAATAACGTGGAGAAGGGTGTCATATTGAGCGGCATCGATACGCGTGGCTTACTCTGGACTTTGGTGGACATCTATGGTAATTGCACTGCGATTGAGTTCTTAGATTCGCGCGTCTATATGTATCAACAGAGCGGTAATGGGCTCGTGGCCGCCGGTGTAGCATTACCTGCCGGCAATGGTGGTGTTATTGGTGCTGGTGGCACATTGCCTGGTCCACAAATACCACTGAATCCGCATCACCCACATCAGCAATCGCGTCGCTCATTGCCAGCTGTCGAGCAGGATTTGGATCGTCATGTGTTGCCTTCAATGCAATCGCTAAACATCTCCATGGAACAAATGCCGTTTGCACAAGATATGGCCAATGGTCTGCCACCGTTACGCTACAATGCCAACGGTCGCCTCATACCGGTGCCCTTTCACATTACCAAAGGCCGCAATGTGCGTCTCTCCATGGATCGCTTCATAGCTTCACGCACAGAAAATGACTTCTGCCAGGGTTATGTGTTCACAGCGCGTCCCATACGCATCGGCGAAAAGGTGATTGTACAAATACTTAAAACCGAACAAATGTACTTGGGCGCTTTGGCGCTGGGCCTTACCTCTTGCAATCCGGCGGGTCTGCAACCCTCCGACTTACCCAACGATTCTGATTTTCTGCTTGATCGTCCCGAATATTGGGTGGTGAGCAAGGATATCGCCTCACAACCACAACGTGGTGACGAGATCGCCTTCTTTGTCGCGCCTAATGGTGAGGTGACCATTAGCAAAAACAATGGCCCGGCCGTTGTTGTCATGCATGTCGATCAATCGCTGCAGCTGTGGGCTTTCCTCGATGTTTACGGCTCCACACAGTCGGTGCGCATGTTCCGCCAACAGCTGCCCAATATGGTTAATTACCCACAACAGCCGCTCTCCGCCGCACCGTCGACACAACGCCTGCCACAACACGGCAATATGTCAATTGCCGAATCGATGAATAGTCTGAATAGTCAAATGTCCGAATCGCGCAAAATGCTGCACACCTCCGCACTCACTGTGGCATCACACAACACCATGAACAGCTCGGCGGCGACACTAGCCTCCATGACGGCTAATGCGGCGGTAGTGGCGCAAACTCATTGTAATGTACCTGCAGCGACGGTGTCGACGGTCACGCCCGTCACCAAAACCAATGGCAATACCACGGCGACGGCGACCGGTCACATGATCAGTATGCCATCAAGTGGTGATCTCATACAGATTCAGCCAAACGGTGGCGGTACTGTATTGGTTGTGAATTTGCCACCTGCGAACTCGACACACGAGCTGAATAGTGTGAGTGGTAGCGGTAATGGCGTGAGCGCGACAAGGCAACCAACATCGGGTGTACTGGCTGGCGCTTGTTCGACAACGATGACCAATAATCAGTACATTGAG CCTGTGTCCTCGTTGAACGGTTGCAATTCCACTCAGGAGATGAATAAATGGAAAGACACCGTCGATCACAGTGGCAATAGCAGCGCTGGCGCTGAATGCACAATCTGCTACGAAAATCAAATCGACTCGGTGCTCTACATGTGCGGACACATGTGCATGTGTTACGACTGCGCTATCGAACAGTGGCGTGGCGTCGGCGGCGGTCAGTGTCCACTATGTAGGGCCGTCATACGTGATGTTATACGTACGTATACCACGTGA